From a region of the Mercurialis annua linkage group LG1-X, ddMerAnnu1.2, whole genome shotgun sequence genome:
- the LOC126682294 gene encoding disease resistance-like protein DSC1, whose protein sequence is MDLVVHSLVMMASSSTCQFNYDVFVSFRGEDTRNNFVSHLYAALHQKQIRTFVDDRLARGEDLSPALSKVIEGSLISIIIFSENYAFSPWCLDELVKILDCKMNLEQAVLPVFYRVNPSDVAEQKGSFGAAFVEHAKFLEDKLQNWKAALTEAANISGWSSYAIRSESKLIQEIVEDVLKKLNNMSLSSDSKGLVGIDPHIDKIESLLCAGLTDVRFLGIWGMGGAGKTTIAEVVFTRLSSKFDGCCFLTNVNEESERYGLLRLQEQLFSKLMEQENVNICSNHTRATFDKFRLRRRKVLIVLDDVNNLRQLVPLAGEHNWYGPGSRIIITSRDRDVLKDKVDVTYKMEELDHHEALQLFSLYAFKQDFPEKDFMKLSKQFVNYAKGNPLGLRVLGSFLHQRNIMEWESALRKLEKNVSQEIQNVLKVSYDGLDDEEKGVFLDIACFFNGDNRDAVARILNGSFSADIALSVLVSRSLLTISNNKLHVHNLLQQMGWEIVRQESVKEPGRRTRLWTSEDVHHVLTKNTGTEAIEGIYLDMSKSRKIFPSSKALERMHNLRLLKFYHSFSPIAMCSKVYLTEGLASLPDKLTCLHWNGYPLKSLPFNFNAEYLVELSLPYSRVEFLWEASQCLQKLSSIDLSHSCQLIRLPEFSKALNLECINLEGCVSLVELPSSIERLTKLNVLNLKGCKELKRIPSCLSLQALRKLNLSACSGLNHCPQIPSNVEDLNLDGTGIEELPASIEDLHVLTFWSMDTCKRLKNLPRDIYKLVSLKYLSLAGCLMLDNIPIGIKQLSQLQKLNISGCEALKRLPELPLNLRFLNANSCISLETVSLPSTVSPEALRYHNSQIFCFTNCQKLDQNSYSLLAADAQKTIQYTATAAVKNNYQEIHSLPSVNFCFPGTKIPNWLGYRDDGSSITVKLHPDWHKCPAEFLGFAVGCVVEFTHYVDINNIYVICECNFRTSQDDHLVVNCFLKGLNNGNDDLNFVRSHHVYIGYDFGSYLRAVKGTYPESLYHYKEVTFKFYAKKALGHTVAWRKVDKCGVHLLYAQDNMC, encoded by the exons ATGGATCTTGTTGTCCATAGCTTGGTCATGATGGCTTCTTCGTCCACTTGTCAATTCAATTATGATGTTTTCGTGAGCTTTAGAGGTGAGGACACGCGAAATAATTTCGTGAGCCATCTCTATGCTGCTTTACACCAAAAACAAATCAGAACTTTCGTCGATGATAGACTTGCTAGAGGAGAAGACTTATCGCCAGCCCTGTCGAAAGTCATTGAAGGATCATTGATTTCAATAATCATTTTCTCCGAGAATTATGCATTTTCTCCGTGGTGCTTGGATGAACTAGTAAAGATCCTGGATTGCAAGATGAACTTAGAACAAGCTGTTCTACCTGTTTTCTACCGTGTCAATCCATCAGATGTAGCCGAGCAGAAAGGTAGCTTTGGGGCTGCATTTGTTGAGCATGCAAAATTTCTCGAGGACAAGCTGCAAAACTGGAAAGCCGCTTTGACTGAAGCTGCAAACATATCTGGGTGGAGTTCGTATGCCATTAG gtCCGAGTCGAAACTTATTCAGGAAATCGTTGAAGATGTTTTGAAGAAATTGAATAATATGTCTCTGTCATCTGATTCAAAGGGTTTGGTTGGGATCGACCCTCACATTGATAAAATTGAATCACTATTATGTGCTGGATTAACTGATGTTCGTTTTCTAGGAATTTGGGGTATGGGGGGTGCAGGCAAAACAACCATTGCTGAAGTAGTGTTCACTCGATTATCTTCAAAGTTTGACGGTTGCTGCTTTCTTACAAATGTTAATGAAGAATCAGAAAGGTATGGACTACTTCGATTGCAGGAGCAGCTCTTTTCTAAACTCATGGAGCAAGAAAATGTAAATATCTGTTCAAACCACACTCGAGCCACATTTGATAAGTTTAGGCTCAGACGTAGAAAGGTTCTCATTGTTCTTGATGATGTAAATAACTTAAGACAACTAGTACCTCTGGCTGGAGAGCATAATTGGTATGGACCTGGAAGTAGAATCATTATAACTTCTAGAGATAGGGATGTCCTTAAGGATAAAGTTGATGTAACCTACAAAATGGAGGAACTAGATCACCATGAAGCCCTTCAACTCTTTAGTCTGTATGCATTTAAGCAGGACTTCCCCGAAAAAGACTTTATGAAGCTTTCGAAACAATTTGTAAATTATGCTAAAGGAAATCCATTAGGTCTAAGAGTACTAGGTTCATTTCTTCATCAAAGGAACATCATGGAATGGGAAAGTGCACTTCGTAAACTAGAAAAAAACGTCAGCCAAGAGATTCAAAATGTATTAAAAGTAAGCTATGATGGATTGGATGATGAAGAGAAGGGCGTCTTTCTAGATATTGCATGTTTCTTTAATGGGGACAATAGAGATGCTGTAGCAAGAATTCTGAATGGAAGCTTCTCTGCAGATATTGCATTAAGTGTCCTTGTCAGTAGGTCTCTTCTAACAATATCGAACAACAAGTTACATGTTCATAACTTATTGCAGCAAATGGGTTGGGAAATTGTTCGCCAGGAATCTGTTAAAGAGCCAGGCAGACGTACCAGGTTGTGGACTTCTGAAGATGTTCATCATGTATTGACAAAAAATACG GGAACTGAAGCAATTGAAGGCATATACCTTGACATGTCCAAAAGCAGAAAGATATTTCCAAGTTCAAAAGCCTTGGAAAGGATGCATAATTTGAGATTGCTCAAATTTTATCATTCTTTTTCTCCCATAGCAATGTGTAGCAAAGTGTACCTTACAGAAGGTCTTGCATCTCTTCCCGACAAGTTAACTTGTCTCCACTGGAACGGCTACCCTTTAAAGTCTTTGCCATTCAATTTTAATGCTGAATATCTTGTTGAACTTAGCCTGCCCTACAGTCGTGTTGAATTTCTTTGGGAGGCCAGCCAG TGTCTACAAAAGTTGAGCTCAATTGACCTTAGTCACTCTTGTCAACTTATCAGACTACCAGAGTTCTCAAAGGCCTTAAACCTTGAATGTATTAATCTTGAAGGATGTGTGAGTTTAGTTGAGCTGCCATCGTCTATCGAACGTCTCACAAAGCTTAATGTCCTAAACCTAAAAGGTTGCAAAGAACTTAAGAGAATTCCAAGCTGTCTTAGCTTGCAAGCTCTTAGGAAACTGAATCTCTCTGCGTGTTCGGGTCTAAATCACTGTCCTCAAATTCCTAGCAATGTCGAAGACTTAAATCTGGACGGAACTGGCATAGAAGAATTGCCTGCCTCAATTGAGGATCTCCATGTACTTACTTTTTGGAGTATGGATACCTGCAAAAGGCTTAAAAACCTTCCAAGAGATATCTATAAGTTGGTCTCTCTTAAGTATCTTTCTCTTGCTGGCTGCTTAATGCTTGATAATATACCCATCGGGATCAAACAGCTTTCTCAGCTACAAAAGCTCAACATAAGTGGTTGTGAGGCGCTTAAACGTTTGCCAGAACTGCCATTGAATCTCAGATTTTTAAATGCCAACAGTTGCATCTCACTGGAAACAGTTTCATTACCATCTACAGTGTCTCCGGAAGCACTCAGATATCATAATAGTCAGATATTTTGTTTTACGAATTGTCAGAAATTGGATCAGAATTCATACAGCCTTCTTGCAGCTGATGCACAGAAGACTATACAGTACACTGCAACAGCAGCAGTGAAAAACAATTACCAG GAAATTCATTCCTTGCCATCAGTTAATTTTTGTTTCCCCGGAACAAAGATTCCGAACTGGCTTGGCTATAGGGACGATGGATCTTCAATAACCGTCAAGTTGCATCCTGACTGGCATAAATGTCCTGCCGAGTTTCTGGGTTTTGCAGTAGGCTGTGTCGTTGAATTCACACACTATGTAGATATCAATAACATTTATGTCATATGTGAATGCAATTTTAGGACCAGTCAGGATGATCATCTTGTTGTTAATTGCTTTCTGAAAGGTCTAAACAATGGCAATGATGATTTGAACTTTGTAAGATCACATCATGTGTACATCGGGTATGATTTTGGTTCATATCTTAGGGCAGTTAAAGGAACATATCCTGAGAGCTTGTATCACTACAAGGAGGTGACGTTCAAATTCTATGCAAAAAAGGCGTTAGGGCACACTGTTGCCTGGCGGAAAGTGGATAAATGTGGCGTGCATCTATTATATGCTCAGGATAATATGTGCTGA
- the LOC126682306 gene encoding 2-methylpropanoate--CoA ligase CCL4-like, giving the protein MEELKPKPANSSPLTPLTFLERAATVYGDCISIAYNTTTYTWSQTHTRCLRLASSLSSYGFTAGHVVSVICPNTPPMYELQFAIPMAGAILNNINTRLDARTISILLRHSESKLVFVDCLSRDLILEAIALFPSDLKRPKLVLIVDRDEAPEFSSLTVDFWCSYESMVERGDTSFKWVRPLSEWDPMILNYTSGTTSSPKGVVHSHRGIFIITVESLIDWNIPNQPVYLWTLPIFHANGWSFPWGMAAIGGTNICIRKLDASTIYGLIKRHGVTHMCGAPVVLNMLTNSPSSEPLQKPVHILTAGAPPPAAVLLRTESLGFVVSHGYGLTETAGLVVSCAWKKKWNALPASERARLKSRQGVKIAGLTEIDVIDPKTGLSVKRDGSSLGEIVLRGGCVMLGYLKDPEGTAKCMKDDGWFYTGDVGVMHPDGYLEIRDRSKDVIISGGENISSVEVESVLYSHPAVNEAAVVARADNHWGETPCAFVSLKDGVGKVSEKDIIEYCRGKMAHYMVPKTVVFKDELPKTSTGKIQKFVLRDIAKAMGASKVSRM; this is encoded by the coding sequence ATGGAAGAGCTCAAGCCTAAACCAGCTAACTCATCTCCATTAACGCCGCTTACCTTCCTTGAAAGAGCAGCCACCGTATACGGCGATTGCATTTCTATCGCCTACAACACCACCACCTACACCTGGTCTCAGACGCATACACGATGTCTCCGTCTTGCATCTTCTCTCTCATCCTACGGTTTCACCGCCGGCCATGTGGTTTCCGTTATTTGTCCCAATACTCCTCCTATGTACGAGCTTCAGTTCGCTATTCCCATGGCCGGTGCAATTCTCAACAATATCAACACGCGTCTCGACGCGCGTACTATATCCATCCTCCTGCGTCACAGCGAATCGAAGCTCGTCTTCGTTGATTGCCTCTCCCGTGATCTTATTCTGGAAGCTATCGCTCTGTTTCCGTCTGATTTAAAACGGCCTAAACTCGTTCTCATCGTCGATCGGGATGAGGCCCCCGAGTTTTCATCTTTGACCGTTGATTTTTGGTGCAGTTATGAAAGTATGGTGGAGAGAGGTGACACATCATTTAAATGGGTCCGGCCGTTAAGCGAGTGGGACCCGATGATATTAAACTACACATCAGGCACAACTTCATCTCCTAAAGGCGTAGTACACTCTCACAGAGGTATTTTCATCATCACCGTTGAATCTTTGATTGATTGGAATATTCCTAATCAGCCTGTTTATTTGTGGACCCTACCGATATTCCATGCAAACGGATGGAGTTTCCCGTGGGGCATGGCGGCTATTGGTGGGACCAATATCTGCATCCGTAAACTCGACGCATCAACAATCTACGGCTTGATTAAAAGACACGGTGTCACTCACATGTGCGGCGCACCGGTAGTCCTAAACATGCTAACAAACTCACCCAGTAGTGAACCTCTGCAAAAGCCAGTTCATATTTTAACAGCCGGAGCTCCACCGCCAGCAGCGGTGCTACTCAGAACTGAGTCACTGGGTTTTGTAGTGAGTCACGGGTACGGGTTAACCGAAACGGCAGGGCTTGTAGTGTCGTGTGCTTGGAAAAAGAAATGGAATGCACTCCCGGCAAGTGAGCGAGCTCGATTAAAATCAAGACAAGGAGTGAAAATCGCCGGATTAACAGAAATAGATGTGATCGATCCTAAAACAGGATTGAGCGTTAAAAGAGACGGATCATCACTCGGTGAGATAGTCCTAAGAGGCGGTTGTGTAATGTTAGGTTATTTAAAAGACCCAGAGGGTACTGCCAAGTGTATGAAAGACGACGGATGGTTTTACACCGGCGACGTCGGCGTGATGCACCCGGACGGTTACTTAGAGATTAGAGATAGATCCAAAGACGTGATCATCAGCGGCGGAGAGAATATAAGTAGCGTGGAGGTGGAGTCGGTGCTGTATAGCCATCCGGCGGTTAATGAAGCGGCGGTGGTGGCGAGGGCGGATAATCATTGGGGGGAGACGCCGTGTGCGTTCGTGAGCTTGAAAGATGGAGTGGGGAAAGTGAGTGAGAAGGATATAATAGAGTATTGTAGAGGGAAAATGGCTCACTATATGGTGCCTAAAACGGTGGTGTTTAAAGATGAATTGCCGAAAACTTCGACGGGGAAGATTCAGAAGTTCGTGCTTAGAGATATTGCTAAAGCTATGGGTGCTTCTAAGGTCAGTAGGATGTAG